In one window of Tumebacillus sp. BK434 DNA:
- a CDS encoding glycosyltransferase, translating to MKLLVALEAHFYRTPDGRVWNDSVSDASFWQRYLKVFPEVLVVARVKQVETADPKWKLSGGENIEFWCLPDYQGPWQYLKRRRALREEIKKAVKACDAVMLRVPGAIGTLVWNVVKKTNKPYACEVVGDPWDSLAPGTVQSIARPLARVLTTWNLKRQCEQADGVSYVTEKTLQRRYPNRAAFYTHYSSIELYDNAYADSPRTEAPHGEVRIFNAGSMATLYKAQDVQIQALHKLRARGINARLVLAGDGVCRAQFEEVAASLELSDKVDFLGLLPGPEAVRRELDRSDLFILPSRTEGLPRAVIEAMARGLPCIGTNVGGIPELLEQEDLVPVEDAGALAERIAEMLQDAKLYTERSDQNWHKAKEYHANLLSERRTTFYTRLRRLAEQRTR from the coding sequence ATGAAACTGTTAGTCGCACTGGAAGCACATTTTTACCGCACGCCGGACGGCCGGGTCTGGAATGACTCGGTCTCGGACGCATCGTTTTGGCAGCGCTACCTCAAGGTCTTCCCGGAAGTCCTCGTCGTCGCCCGCGTCAAGCAGGTCGAGACGGCCGATCCGAAGTGGAAGCTGTCCGGCGGCGAGAACATCGAGTTCTGGTGCCTGCCCGACTATCAGGGACCGTGGCAGTATCTCAAACGGCGCCGCGCCTTGCGAGAAGAGATCAAAAAGGCGGTCAAGGCCTGCGACGCCGTCATGCTTCGCGTTCCGGGCGCGATCGGCACGCTGGTCTGGAACGTCGTGAAAAAAACGAACAAGCCGTACGCCTGCGAAGTCGTCGGTGATCCGTGGGACTCGCTGGCGCCGGGCACGGTGCAAAGCATCGCCCGCCCGCTGGCCAGGGTGCTGACCACCTGGAACTTGAAGCGCCAATGCGAGCAGGCGGACGGCGTCTCCTACGTGACGGAAAAAACGCTGCAGCGCCGCTATCCGAACCGGGCCGCTTTTTACACGCACTACTCGTCGATCGAGCTGTACGACAACGCCTATGCCGACTCGCCGCGCACCGAAGCGCCGCACGGGGAAGTGCGCATCTTCAACGCCGGCAGCATGGCGACTTTGTACAAAGCGCAGGACGTGCAGATACAAGCCCTGCACAAGCTGCGCGCACGCGGTATCAACGCCCGCCTCGTGCTGGCCGGAGACGGCGTCTGCCGGGCGCAGTTCGAAGAGGTGGCCGCGTCGTTAGAGCTTTCGGACAAGGTCGACTTTTTAGGACTGTTGCCAGGGCCGGAAGCGGTGCGTCGGGAGCTGGACCGCTCCGACCTGTTCATCCTGCCTTCGCGCACCGAAGGCCTGCCGCGTGCGGTGATCGAAGCGATGGCGCGGGGCCTGCCCTGCATCGGCACCAATGTCGGCGGGATTCCGGAGCTGCTCGAACAGGAGGACCTCGTGCCGGTGGAAGATGCGGGGGCGCTGGCCGAGCGCATCGCCGAAATGCTCCAGGATGCCAAGCTGTACACGGAGCGCTCCGATCAGAACTGGCACAAAGCGAAAGAATATCACGCAAACCTGCTCAGCGAGCGCCGCACCACTTTTTACACGCGCTTGCGGCGTTTGGCCGAGCAGCGCACCCGCTAG
- a CDS encoding oligosaccharide flippase family protein has translation MAFSLRRNFSWTIGGNVGYTACQWGMMVALAQLGNPEMVGQYALGLALTAPVVLFLNLQLRMVQATDAKRSYIFADYLGLRLLMALLSLLVIAGLTLALGYDAVTAAVVLLVGLAKAFEAVSDVYYGLFQQRERMDLVSKSLVLRGAGTLLLFVICLFATGSVIWASAAQAVFWLASLAFYDVKNGNRLAHAAPEPFGTKPGFNSDRLWSLARLALPMGIASLLTNLNANVPRYFIEQQLSVAELGIYAALAYLWLANQTIINALGQTAASRLAAYYQSSRAHFKKLLVKLALMGAGLGTFGVLCVWLFGEWFLRLSYGPEYAAHNDVLLMLMIGSGLSNLSSIFWYGATAARLFKAQVPLFALMTVVVTAVSWLLIPSQGIMGAAVAMTASYAFLTLATLGLNLYALGKGVPDDESATIATANEN, from the coding sequence ATGGCTTTTTCGCTTCGACGGAACTTTTCTTGGACGATTGGGGGGAATGTCGGGTATACGGCTTGCCAGTGGGGGATGATGGTCGCGCTGGCACAGTTGGGGAATCCGGAGATGGTCGGGCAGTACGCGCTCGGGCTGGCTCTGACCGCACCGGTCGTGCTGTTCCTGAACTTGCAGCTGCGCATGGTGCAGGCGACCGACGCGAAGCGCTCGTACATCTTCGCCGATTATCTCGGACTTCGGCTGTTGATGGCGCTGCTGTCGCTGCTCGTCATCGCCGGCCTCACCCTCGCGCTCGGCTACGACGCGGTCACCGCCGCCGTCGTGCTGCTCGTCGGGCTGGCCAAAGCGTTCGAAGCGGTGTCTGACGTCTACTACGGGCTGTTCCAACAGCGCGAGCGGATGGACCTCGTCTCGAAATCGCTGGTGCTGCGCGGCGCAGGCACCTTGCTCCTGTTCGTGATCTGCCTGTTTGCCACAGGCTCGGTGATCTGGGCATCGGCTGCCCAAGCTGTGTTCTGGCTGGCCAGCCTCGCCTTTTACGACGTGAAAAACGGCAACCGGCTCGCCCATGCCGCACCGGAGCCGTTTGGCACCAAGCCCGGTTTTAACAGCGACCGCCTGTGGAGCCTCGCACGGCTCGCGCTGCCGATGGGCATCGCGTCCCTGTTGACCAACTTGAACGCCAACGTGCCGCGCTACTTCATCGAGCAGCAGTTGAGCGTCGCCGAACTGGGCATCTATGCGGCGCTCGCCTATCTGTGGCTCGCCAACCAGACGATCATCAACGCGCTCGGCCAGACCGCTGCCTCCAGGCTCGCCGCTTATTATCAGAGCAGCCGCGCGCATTTTAAAAAGCTGCTCGTCAAGCTGGCCTTGATGGGTGCCGGGCTCGGCACGTTCGGCGTGCTGTGCGTCTGGCTGTTCGGCGAATGGTTCCTTCGTCTGTCGTACGGGCCGGAGTATGCGGCGCACAACGATGTGCTCTTGATGCTGATGATCGGCTCCGGCTTGTCCAACCTGTCGTCGATCTTCTGGTACGGCGCGACGGCCGCCCGCCTGTTCAAAGCGCAGGTGCCGCTGTTTGCGCTGATGACCGTCGTCGTGACGGCCGTCTCCTGGCTGCTCATCCCGTCGCAAGGCATCATGGGCGCGGCGGTGGCGATGACCGCCAGCTACGCGTTCCTGACGCTGGCGACGCTTGGTCTCAACCTCTACGCGCTTGGCAAGGGGGTCCCTGATGACGAATCTGCAACAATTGCAACTGCGAACGAGAACTGA
- the sigY gene encoding RNA polymerase sigma factor SigY: MEEREEQELIRLAVRGDAVALSLLMQQHYSFLMKYLIKVTLNPTLAEDVTQETMIKCIEKIHLYNGKAKFSSWLITIATNLYIDDLRKKKREQNWQEQEQSLRKMRWQATQHQEDWPLVLDALGGLSEDVRLPIILKHYYGYSYDEIAEIMQLAAGTVKSRIHNGLKSLRKELSPDDRS, from the coding sequence ATGGAAGAGAGAGAGGAACAGGAACTGATCAGGCTGGCTGTGCGCGGCGACGCGGTGGCGCTGTCGCTGCTGATGCAGCAGCACTATTCCTTCCTGATGAAATATCTGATCAAAGTCACGCTCAATCCCACGCTGGCCGAAGATGTCACGCAGGAGACGATGATCAAATGCATCGAGAAAATTCACCTCTACAACGGCAAGGCCAAGTTCTCCTCGTGGCTGATCACCATCGCCACCAACCTGTACATCGACGACCTGCGCAAGAAAAAGCGCGAACAAAACTGGCAGGAGCAGGAACAGTCGCTCCGCAAAATGCGCTGGCAGGCCACCCAGCACCAAGAGGACTGGCCGCTCGTGCTCGACGCGCTGGGCGGGCTGTCCGAAGATGTGCGCCTGCCGATCATCTTAAAACACTATTACGGCTACTCCTACGACGAGATCGCCGAGATCATGCAGCTCGCCGCCGGAACTGTCAAATCCCGCATTCACAACGGCTTGAAAAGCCTGCGAAAGGAGTTGTCCCCCGATGACCGCTCATGA
- a CDS encoding YxlC family protein — MTAHDEQSTLDEMKKGLDQLDRLHPVYTPDLQWFQARIAAEQKKLRRRLLQDLLLFWLVAAVVLTVTLAVYTQNRSLYLILQALAVFVPVVWLLRTNARKQVDTK; from the coding sequence ATGACCGCTCATGACGAGCAATCCACCCTCGACGAGATGAAAAAAGGCCTCGACCAGCTCGACCGCCTGCATCCGGTGTACACGCCCGACCTGCAATGGTTCCAAGCCCGCATCGCCGCCGAGCAGAAAAAACTGCGCCGCCGTCTGCTCCAAGATCTGCTGCTCTTTTGGCTGGTCGCAGCGGTCGTGCTCACCGTCACCCTCGCCGTCTATACGCAAAACCGCAGCCTGTACCTGATCCTGCAGGCGCTGGCCGTCTTCGTGCCTGTCGTCTGGCTCCTGCGCACGAACGCCCGAAAGCAGGTGGACACCAAATGA
- a CDS encoding sigmaY antisigma factor component produces the protein MTHDELLVLAAIVPLMLLQSTWLFINARKHGHNRWFWGIWGLIQCPFPTIFYLLFARKILSKRT, from the coding sequence ATGACGCACGACGAACTGCTCGTCCTCGCCGCCATCGTGCCGCTGATGCTGCTGCAAAGCACCTGGCTGTTCATCAACGCCCGCAAGCACGGCCACAACCGCTGGTTCTGGGGCATCTGGGGCCTGATCCAGTGCCCGTTTCCGACGATCTTTTATCTGTTGTTCGCCCGTAAAATCCTCAGCAAAAGGACGTGA
- a CDS encoding alpha/beta fold hydrolase: protein MQAQDVTVPSAFPLQGTLTLPHSGGEKFPAVLFLHGSGPIDRNSDAKGLPINAFKQFAEQFARIGFASLRYDKRGVGKSGGSFVETGMYDLIDDAVAAVKFLKQQPQIDPERIYLLGHSEGAILAPQVLEREPVTGLILLSGVAESLKATVDRQNEMVITELDKLTGFKGFLIRLLGVANKVRKDSVKTYHKLTSSTTDTIRIKGIKVNAKWFREHYAYDVSTSLANVTCPTLVITGSKDIQVLPAHAEAIAALVQGPAEWHVIQGLTHMLRKTDVEPTMLGLKKDYAQAVRQPIDQELVSLVNNWLQAQHA from the coding sequence ATGCAAGCACAAGACGTAACCGTACCAAGCGCATTCCCGCTCCAAGGCACCCTCACCCTGCCGCACAGCGGCGGCGAAAAGTTCCCGGCCGTGCTGTTCCTCCACGGCTCCGGCCCGATCGACCGCAACTCGGACGCCAAAGGTCTGCCGATCAACGCCTTCAAGCAGTTTGCCGAACAGTTCGCCCGCATCGGATTCGCCTCGCTCCGCTATGACAAAAGAGGGGTCGGCAAAAGCGGCGGCAGCTTTGTCGAGACCGGCATGTACGACCTCATCGACGACGCGGTGGCGGCGGTGAAGTTTCTGAAACAGCAGCCGCAGATCGACCCGGAGCGGATCTACCTCCTCGGCCACAGCGAAGGTGCGATTCTGGCGCCGCAGGTGCTCGAGCGCGAACCGGTCACCGGCCTGATCCTGCTCTCCGGCGTCGCTGAGTCGCTGAAAGCCACCGTCGACCGCCAGAACGAGATGGTGATCACCGAGCTCGACAAACTGACCGGCTTCAAAGGCTTCCTGATCCGCCTGCTTGGCGTCGCCAACAAAGTGCGCAAAGACAGCGTCAAGACGTACCACAAGCTGACGAGCTCCACCACCGACACGATCCGCATCAAAGGGATCAAAGTCAACGCCAAATGGTTCCGCGAGCATTACGCCTACGACGTCAGCACGTCGCTTGCCAACGTGACCTGCCCGACGCTCGTCATCACCGGCAGCAAAGACATCCAAGTCCTGCCCGCCCACGCCGAAGCGATCGCCGCGCTCGTCCAAGGCCCCGCCGAGTGGCACGTCATCCAAGGACTCACCCACATGCTGCGCAAAACGGATGTCGAACCGACCATGCTCGGCCTGAAAAAAGACTACGCCCAAGCGGTCAGACAACCGATCGACCAGGAGCTGGTCAGCCTCGTCAACAACTGGTTGCAAGCGCAGCATGCCTAG
- a CDS encoding response regulator transcription factor: MIKILITDDDPHIRELIKHYLQKEGFHTLEAQNGVEALALMEQELPELIVLDIMMPQMDGYEFCRTVKRQYDLPILMVTAKGESEQKIKGFQLGTDDYLVKPFDPLELVMRVKALLKRYRINASQTIRIGDVQIDRLTFEVIAADQRLSLPPKEFELLYKLAGYPGQIFTRAQLIEDIWGLDYEGDDRTVDVHVKRLRERLQPLTSDFKIATVRGLGYRLEVTL, from the coding sequence GTGATTAAAATCCTCATCACCGACGATGATCCGCATATTCGCGAACTGATCAAACATTATCTGCAAAAAGAAGGCTTCCACACCCTGGAAGCGCAAAACGGGGTGGAAGCGTTAGCACTCATGGAACAGGAACTGCCCGAGCTGATCGTGCTCGACATCATGATGCCGCAGATGGACGGCTATGAATTTTGCCGCACCGTGAAACGGCAGTACGACCTGCCGATCCTGATGGTCACCGCCAAAGGCGAGTCGGAGCAGAAGATCAAAGGCTTTCAGCTCGGCACGGACGACTACCTCGTCAAGCCGTTCGATCCGCTGGAGCTGGTCATGCGCGTCAAAGCGCTGCTCAAGCGCTACCGGATCAACGCTTCGCAGACGATTCGCATCGGCGATGTGCAGATCGACCGCCTGACCTTCGAAGTGATCGCCGCCGACCAGCGCCTGTCCCTGCCGCCGAAAGAATTTGAGCTGCTCTACAAGCTCGCCGGCTACCCCGGGCAGATTTTTACCCGGGCGCAGCTGATCGAAGACATCTGGGGGCTCGATTACGAAGGCGATGACCGCACCGTCGACGTGCATGTCAAGCGGCTGCGCGAACGCCTGCAGCCGCTGACGTCCGACTTCAAGATCGCCACCGTGCGCGGGCTCGGCTACCGCTTGGAGGTCACTCTATGA
- a CDS encoding HAMP domain-containing sensor histidine kinase has product MIKSLYLRIVLTFIGVVLLSLIVSFFISVQLFKTQALEIMQSDMGRVGQQVLRLYDNQREHNLDAYFHNLADLNYYTFLVYSENGAKKTFVPNNGKFSFDIETDVVQKVLHGGVYRSSLEGSVNFRHLAVGLPFQSEGKRYALFLLPAPGQEEMTGHSYLLIVLSIILAVGSLLILIASRFLVRPLVQMTAATKRLAKGDFDVRISYKRRDELGTLADSFNHMAAELQQIEQNRQDFVSNVSHEIQSPLTSIKGFSKALQEDELNRADRLRYLQIIHDESERISRLSENLLRLASLESEHHPYRPQAYALDEGIRQAVIAAEPLWSAKDLDIELDLPAVTLAADPDQLSQVWTNLLANAVKYTPPGGSISLTATLQADTVTVSVQDTGIGIAQEELPKIFERFYKVDKSRDRSLGGNGLGLAIVKKIISIHGGTITVDSTPGSGTTFLVILPKG; this is encoded by the coding sequence ATGATCAAAAGCCTCTACTTGCGCATCGTCCTGACCTTTATCGGCGTCGTGCTGCTCAGCCTGATCGTCTCCTTTTTCATCTCGGTGCAGCTGTTCAAGACGCAGGCGTTAGAAATCATGCAGTCCGACATGGGCCGGGTCGGACAACAGGTGCTCCGGCTCTATGACAATCAGCGCGAGCACAACCTCGACGCCTATTTTCACAATCTGGCCGACCTGAACTACTACACGTTTCTCGTCTACAGTGAAAACGGAGCGAAAAAAACGTTCGTGCCGAACAACGGCAAATTCAGCTTCGACATCGAGACCGACGTGGTGCAAAAAGTCCTGCACGGCGGCGTCTACCGCAGCTCGCTGGAAGGCAGCGTCAACTTCCGGCACCTCGCCGTTGGCTTGCCGTTCCAATCGGAAGGCAAGCGCTATGCGCTCTTTTTGCTGCCCGCGCCGGGACAGGAAGAGATGACCGGCCACAGCTATCTCTTGATCGTGCTGTCGATCATCCTCGCGGTCGGCTCGCTCCTGATCCTGATCGCCTCGCGCTTTCTCGTCCGCCCGCTCGTGCAGATGACGGCGGCGACGAAGCGTTTGGCCAAAGGCGATTTTGACGTGCGCATCTCCTACAAGCGCCGGGACGAGCTGGGCACGCTCGCCGACAGCTTCAACCACATGGCCGCAGAGCTGCAGCAGATCGAGCAGAACCGCCAGGATTTCGTCTCCAACGTCTCGCATGAGATCCAGTCGCCGCTGACTTCGATCAAAGGCTTCTCCAAAGCGCTGCAAGAAGACGAGCTGAACCGGGCGGACCGCCTGCGCTACCTGCAGATCATCCACGATGAGAGCGAGCGCATCTCCCGGCTCAGCGAAAATCTGCTCCGCCTCGCCTCGCTGGAATCGGAGCATCACCCGTACCGTCCGCAAGCGTACGCCTTGGATGAAGGCATCCGCCAAGCGGTGATCGCCGCCGAACCGCTGTGGTCGGCAAAAGACCTCGACATCGAGCTCGACCTGCCAGCCGTCACGCTCGCCGCCGACCCGGATCAACTCAGCCAAGTCTGGACCAACCTGCTCGCCAACGCGGTCAAATACACCCCGCCCGGCGGCTCGATCTCCCTCACCGCCACCTTGCAGGCCGACACCGTCACCGTCTCCGTTCAAGACACCGGCATCGGCATCGCGCAAGAAGAGCTGCCGAAGATCTTCGAACGCTTTTACAAAGTCGACAAGTCCCGCGACCGCTCGCTCGGCGGCAACGGCCTGGGGCTCGCCATCGTCAAAAAGATCATCTCCATCCACGGCGGCACGATCACCGTGGACAGCACGCCTGGCAGCGGGACAACTTTTTTGGTAATCCTGCCCAAGGGGTAA
- a CDS encoding efflux RND transporter permease subunit — translation MSGLTKLSLKHTVAVIILCVLVLVGGLFSTNQIKIETFPDVSFPALMVQGIYPGEAASDVEAEVTKPLETSLLNVKGHDSITSSSSENASIIMIMYPFGTDMEKMSSKVEEAVGKIALPDRADVKVIRMTGNSMPVYQVAVSGDNATELQGLLEKSVMPELKQVDGVASASLKGTQSTDLQVVVDQAKAQAMGLSLSKIKEAIQAKKYSLPLGNVETEGNSIPVRLTGDLNTVEELKKLQLSSGQSAAQAPSAAGGGMSHMMPDGSQMAGQMPSAGATAQNAQAPAAKPVLLQDVATISEVTTQSEITRYNGQPSMTIEVLKSQDANTAEVVTEVKDVLQKWQDQHSGLTYHVIFDQGAEVEKSVSALVREGLLGALFTVIVILLFLRSIRATLISILSLPLSILGTIFVLNQFGYTLNIMTLGGLAVAVGRIVDDSIVVIENIYRWRQKKGTELSGKALAYQAAREVTGAVASSTFATVVVFAPLAIVSGIIGEFFRPFAVAVVTSILLSLLVSLVLIPVLGSSFFKKIKLSHKEGKITQGFEKLLRGSLRKKGLVLSLTVVLLIGSLSMIPVLGVSFLPQGEGKQFSATMKLPNGTSLERTDEVSKEVESYLKKLNGVEYSQMTITSGTTLDFNNIGATPNVAKFTVHLEADASLENTMATTQKELTSLVQQLEHDAEITVQESQTHAGPPSGNNVTIQLFGDDLTALGKAATQVEDVLKQNENLKDVTNNMNEQRPKWVVTLNQKGEDAGVSGYVLMGAVSEQLRPVEVGTYQLGGNTWNLTLKYDKAITTKDQLAAVKLPTAAGIVSLGDIANIAVEETPVSIPHKNGKPYADLAATIKGNDTAKVTQDVIADLDMMTLPAGVTYETGGGMEMITKGFSDLGMAMVAAVFLVFLILSVTFGGLKTPLVILSSLLFVPIGALGMLLITGEPLSMSGMIGLLMLIGIVVTNAVVLLDRVEKNRDTGMELTEAVVEAAKTRLRPIVMTALATIFALLPLSLSQEEAGLISKGLALTVIGGLTTSTFLTLLFVPVLYSMVSKKRKPREKF, via the coding sequence ATGAGCGGACTTACCAAACTCAGTTTGAAACATACGGTCGCCGTCATCATCCTCTGTGTGCTGGTGCTGGTCGGCGGTCTGTTCTCCACCAACCAGATCAAGATCGAAACGTTCCCCGACGTTTCCTTCCCGGCCCTGATGGTGCAGGGGATCTACCCGGGCGAGGCGGCTTCCGATGTGGAAGCGGAAGTCACCAAGCCGTTGGAAACCTCGCTGTTGAACGTCAAAGGGCATGACAGCATCACCTCATCCTCCAGTGAAAACGCATCGATCATCATGATCATGTATCCGTTTGGCACCGACATGGAAAAGATGTCTTCCAAAGTCGAAGAGGCGGTCGGCAAGATCGCACTGCCCGACCGCGCCGATGTCAAAGTCATCCGCATGACGGGCAACTCGATGCCGGTTTACCAAGTCGCCGTCTCCGGCGATAACGCAACCGAGCTGCAAGGCCTGCTCGAAAAAAGCGTGATGCCGGAGCTGAAACAGGTCGACGGCGTCGCGTCTGCCTCGCTGAAAGGCACGCAGTCCACCGACCTGCAAGTGGTCGTCGATCAGGCGAAAGCGCAAGCGATGGGCCTGTCGCTGTCCAAGATCAAAGAAGCGATCCAAGCCAAAAAGTATTCGCTCCCGCTTGGCAATGTCGAAACGGAAGGCAACTCGATCCCGGTGCGTCTGACCGGCGATCTCAACACCGTGGAAGAGCTGAAAAAGCTGCAGCTCAGCTCCGGCCAGTCGGCTGCGCAAGCTCCTTCGGCTGCTGGCGGCGGCATGTCGCACATGATGCCGGACGGCTCGCAGATGGCCGGCCAGATGCCGTCTGCAGGTGCCACGGCGCAGAACGCCCAAGCTCCTGCTGCCAAACCGGTGCTGCTCCAAGATGTCGCCACGATCTCCGAAGTCACCACGCAGTCGGAAATCACCCGCTACAACGGCCAGCCGTCGATGACGATCGAAGTGCTGAAGTCGCAGGACGCCAACACGGCCGAAGTGGTCACCGAAGTGAAAGACGTGCTGCAAAAGTGGCAGGATCAACACTCCGGCCTGACCTATCACGTGATCTTCGACCAAGGCGCCGAAGTGGAAAAATCGGTCTCGGCGCTGGTCCGCGAAGGGCTGCTCGGCGCGCTGTTCACCGTCATCGTCATCCTGCTGTTCCTGCGCAGCATCCGGGCGACGCTGATCTCGATTCTGTCCCTGCCGCTGTCGATCCTCGGCACGATCTTCGTGCTGAACCAGTTCGGCTACACCTTGAACATCATGACCCTCGGCGGTCTCGCCGTCGCCGTCGGGCGCATCGTCGACGACTCGATCGTCGTCATCGAAAACATCTACCGCTGGCGTCAGAAAAAAGGCACTGAGCTGAGCGGCAAAGCGCTCGCCTACCAGGCGGCCAGAGAAGTCACCGGCGCCGTCGCTTCCTCGACGTTTGCCACCGTCGTCGTGTTCGCGCCGCTGGCGATCGTCTCCGGCATCATCGGCGAGTTCTTCCGCCCGTTTGCCGTCGCGGTCGTCACCTCGATCCTCTTGTCCCTGCTCGTGTCGCTGGTGCTGATCCCGGTGCTCGGCAGTTCGTTCTTCAAGAAGATCAAACTCTCGCACAAAGAAGGCAAGATCACACAAGGCTTTGAAAAGCTGCTCCGCGGCTCGCTGCGCAAAAAGGGCCTCGTCCTCTCCCTGACCGTCGTGCTTTTGATCGGGTCGCTTTCGATGATCCCGGTGCTCGGCGTGTCCTTCCTGCCGCAAGGGGAAGGCAAGCAGTTCAGCGCAACGATGAAGCTCCCGAACGGCACCTCGCTCGAACGCACCGACGAAGTGTCCAAAGAAGTAGAATCGTATTTGAAAAAACTGAACGGCGTCGAGTACAGCCAGATGACGATCACCTCCGGCACGACGCTCGACTTCAACAACATCGGCGCCACGCCGAACGTTGCGAAGTTCACCGTCCACCTCGAAGCGGACGCATCGCTTGAGAACACGATGGCGACGACGCAAAAAGAGCTGACCAGCCTTGTGCAGCAGTTGGAGCATGACGCGGAGATCACCGTCCAGGAAAGCCAGACGCATGCCGGCCCGCCGTCGGGCAACAACGTCACGATCCAGCTGTTTGGCGACGATCTGACCGCGCTCGGCAAAGCGGCCACCCAAGTTGAAGATGTCCTGAAGCAAAACGAGAACCTCAAAGACGTCACCAACAACATGAACGAACAGCGCCCGAAATGGGTCGTCACCTTGAATCAAAAAGGAGAAGACGCCGGCGTCAGCGGCTATGTGCTGATGGGTGCCGTCTCCGAACAGCTGCGCCCGGTGGAAGTCGGCACGTATCAGTTGGGCGGCAACACGTGGAACCTGACCTTGAAATACGACAAGGCGATCACCACCAAGGATCAGCTCGCCGCCGTCAAACTCCCGACCGCTGCCGGCATTGTCTCCCTCGGCGACATCGCCAACATTGCGGTCGAAGAGACGCCGGTCTCGATCCCGCACAAAAACGGCAAGCCGTACGCCGACCTCGCCGCGACGATCAAAGGCAACGACACGGCAAAAGTCACTCAGGACGTCATCGCCGACCTCGACATGATGACCCTGCCGGCCGGCGTGACCTACGAGACGGGCGGCGGTATGGAAATGATCACCAAAGGTTTCTCCGATCTGGGCATGGCGATGGTCGCTGCCGTCTTCCTCGTCTTCCTGATCCTGAGCGTCACCTTCGGCGGTCTGAAAACGCCGCTGGTCATCCTCTCCTCGCTGCTGTTCGTGCCGATCGGCGCGCTCGGCATGCTGCTGATCACCGGTGAACCGCTGTCGATGAGCGGGATGATCGGTCTGCTCATGCTAATCGGGATCGTCGTCACCAACGCGGTCGTCCTGCTCGACCGCGTGGAGAAAAACCGCGACACCGGCATGGAGCTGACCGAAGCGGTCGTCGAAGCGGCGAAGACGCGCCTGCGTCCGATCGTGATGACGGCGCTGGCCACGATTTTCGCCCTGCTGCCGCTCAGCCTGTCGCAGGAGGAAGCCGGCCTGATCTCGAAAGGCCTCGCCTTGACGGTCATCGGCGGCTTGACCACCTCCACCTTCCTGACCCTGCTGTTCGTGCCCGTGCTGTACAGCATGGTCTCGAAAAAGCGCAAACCGCGTGAGAAGTTTTAA
- a CDS encoding LysR family transcriptional regulator — protein MTLLQFQVFVTVTETKSFTKAGEQLGLTQSAVSQAISSLESALGVTLLHRSRSGITPTQIGERMLLHVREVLRRTMLMKQEASASLGLESGTLRIGAIPAMAAKLLPGILGGFKSRFPGIELILLEGSRNEVAEWVLHSVVDVGLLPLPIDGLPLHSLPLVEDRFHVYLPPGHALEREQALRPEQLNGEPFLLSKGSCDAPVRTLFAARGLTLNVQFEVRDPATILAMVQEGLGITVLPELCIPASLPDVTALPLAPEATRTLGLAVRCLQTVSPAAAGLINLAQAYVRQQCPGCVAV, from the coding sequence GTGACGCTGCTCCAATTTCAGGTGTTTGTGACGGTGACCGAAACGAAAAGTTTTACCAAAGCAGGCGAACAGCTCGGGCTGACCCAGTCGGCCGTGTCGCAGGCGATTTCATCGCTGGAATCGGCGCTCGGCGTGACGCTGCTCCATCGCAGCCGCAGCGGGATCACACCGACGCAGATCGGCGAGCGGATGCTGCTCCACGTGCGGGAAGTGCTGCGCCGGACGATGCTGATGAAGCAGGAGGCGTCCGCGTCCCTCGGGCTGGAGTCCGGTACGCTGCGCATCGGTGCAATCCCGGCCATGGCGGCGAAGCTGCTGCCGGGTATCCTCGGCGGCTTCAAAAGCCGCTTTCCGGGGATCGAGCTGATCTTGCTGGAAGGCAGCCGGAACGAGGTGGCCGAATGGGTGCTGCACTCGGTCGTCGATGTTGGCTTGCTGCCGCTGCCGATCGACGGGCTGCCGCTTCACTCCCTGCCGCTGGTCGAGGACCGCTTCCATGTGTACCTGCCACCCGGCCATGCCTTGGAGCGGGAGCAGGCGCTGCGGCCTGAACAGTTGAATGGCGAGCCGTTCCTGTTATCAAAAGGGAGCTGTGACGCGCCCGTCCGCACCTTGTTTGCAGCGCGGGGACTGACGCTCAATGTGCAGTTTGAGGTGCGCGATCCGGCGACGATCCTCGCGATGGTGCAGGAAGGGCTCGGCATCACGGTGCTGCCGGAGCTGTGCATTCCGGCGAGCCTGCCAGACGTGACGGCGCTGCCCTTGGCGCCGGAAGCGACGCGCACGCTGGGCTTGGCGGTGCGCTGTCTGCAGACGGTGTCGCCGGCGGCTGCCGGGCTGATCAATCTTGCCCAGGCGTACGTCAGACAGCAGTGCCCGGGCTGTGTCGCTGTGTAA